The genomic segment CAGAAAGCACTGACCGCCTTTTCACACCTGACATCTCCCGCTTCCGCCTCTTTTAAAAGGGTCCGCATGTCGTTGCTCTTGCCGGAAATTCCCAATAAACCGCTTTGGCAGTTGAGCATCCGGTCAATCTCATCGGCAGTCATCTCCCGATGCCGCAGCAGATGAAGGATGACCCCGGGATCAACATCTCCGGCGCGTGTTCCCATAATCAGGCCTTCCAGCGGCGTCATGCCCATGCTGGTATCCACGCTGCGGCCATGATCAATCGCGCAAACCGAAGCGCCGCTTCCCAGATGGCAGGAAATAATTTTTAATTCACCCAGCGGGCGTTTCAGAAACGTTGCCGCGCTCAAGGCGACAAACTTGTGATTGGTGCCGTGAAAGCCGTAGCGGCGAATTTGTTCTTCATCGCAGACCGTGTAAGGCAGCGCGTAGGTATAAGCATCTTCCGGCATGCCCACGTGAAAGGACGTGTCGAAAACAGCAACCTGCGGAGCATCGGGAATGAGCTTCTGCATCAGCTCGATTCCTTCCAGATTATAGGGATTGTGCAGCGGCGCCAGGGGAATCAGATCTTTAATCGCCGCGGAGACCTCAGGGTTGACCATGATGGAATTGGGAAACCGCACACCGCCATGAACGACACGGTGGCCGACCGCTTTGATTTCGCTTAAATCGCCCATGCCCGTATAAGCCATGTCGGTGATTGTGGAAACCATCAGGGTAAAGGCATTTTCAACGGCTGCGACCTCCTTCACCGGAAACTTTTTTTCAGCATCCGGTGTCCTGATCACATGGGAGGCGTCGCCGGAACCGATTTTTTCAATGAGCCCTTCAATCACCGGGGATGTTTTCGTCGTATCAAATAACGTATACTTCAGGGATGAACTGCCGCAGTTCACGGTCAGGATCTTCATGGGCTCATAGACGGAAGAAAAATTCAGATCGTAAGGATCTTCATTTTCCTTGTGAATATTTTTCAGCCGTTCCCGGGCGTCATCCTGTTCATTCCGCAAGAGCCTTTTGGTCACGAGTCGCGTGAATTTGACGAGCGTTTGGGGATTCCTGGCAATCATTCCGGAAAATATTTCGCGTGGAATCCGGATAATTCTGGCGGCCCGAAAGGCAACGACGTCCAGCACCGCCGGTTCTCCGGTTAACAGGGACATTTCACCGAAGACTTGCTCCCGTTCCAGAGAGGCAACCGTGCGCTGACTGCCGTCGTCCTCCGTGAGCAATACTTCCACTTCACCGTCATAGACCACCCACAGGAAACGGCCGGGTTCTCCCCGTTTGATAATCAGGCTGCCGTCCGGAAAATCGATGACCTGCGCGTTTCCGGCAAGGAGGGCAATGTCATCGTCGGGCAAATCGGCAAGAATCTCGATTTTTTTCAGAAACAAGGGAAGTTCCATTTTTGCCTCCTTGGAAATAAAAAGGTTTCATTGTCGGGAAGAAAAGTATCCTGCTTCAGCAGATATTGTTTTATGATTTGCCGGCAAACCGGGAGCACGTGCCATACCCGAGCCGGCGCATGATAATAAATGAAACTCATGATGCGGACTTCGTTTCATTCGTTTTCAGTAAGTGCCATTAGTATTACAACATCTGGAAAACAATGCAATACAAAATAAAGCATGCCCAATAAAGCTGAAAAATAAAAAAAGCTGAACTCTGGCATAACATATGTTACAAATAACGAAACAATGGCGTATTTTAAATGCGCAGATAAATTTTCTTTGAGGGATATGAGTAAATTTATACGAACAAGCCGGCTTATTGCCTTCTCACCATTCCTGGCGCTGATGTTTCTGTGCATATCGGGCTGTGAAAGCCGGTATGAAAATTTAGATCTCAGCGCCTATCAGTACCGGGATACAAAAGATCTTGTCAAATTTGTTTACAATGCTTCGCTGATCCTCAAAAAAGACGGTTTGAAAAGTCTGGAATATTTCCGCAGCAACCGGAAGCTTCATTACACGCCGGACTACTACCTTTACATTTACGAAATGAACGGCGTGAATCTCTACCACGCAGGCATGCCGCATCTCGAGGGTAAAAATCTTTGGAATCTGACGGACAAAAACGGTAAAAAACCCATTCAGATGGTGATAGCGGCCCTGGCTGATAAGAATAATCCCCATGGCTGGGTGCATTATTCCTGGTGGGAGCCGGGAAAATTCTATCCTGTTCCTAAATCCTCATGTCATTTCCGGGTTACAACCCCCGAAGGCAAAACATTATTCGTCGGCGGCGGTTTGAATTATCCACATGAAGAAAAAGAATTCATCAGAATTATCGTCGATGATGCCGCTCAACTGCTCAAGGAAAAAGGTGATTCTGCGCTGCCCTTGATCGAAGACCCCGTTTCTGAATATATTTTCCGGGATGTGAAAGTATTTGTATTTACCAGGGCGGGCAAGCTGCTTGTATCGCCCGTGATGAACGACAGCCTTGCGGAATTCAAACTGCTGGATTGCGTCGATGAAATGGGCCACAAACCATTCGAGAAGGCGCTGAAAGAGCTGATGGATAAGAATTCAGTCTGGGAAATATTTCTGACGAAGAACCGGTATCAGCGGACCCTGGTCAAGAAGAGTTTGTACCTGCGCAAAACATCTGTCGCCGGCCAGGAAATCTACGTCGGCGCGATAACAGACCTTCCCCAGCCACCGGGATAATTGAGGCGGTAAATGGCAGAGAACGAACAATACGAATATTCTGTAAATGAAGTGCCGCCATTAGGACATTTATTGTTGTCGGCGTTTCAGCATGTGCTGATCATGGTTGTCGCGATCGGCCTCCCTATTATTTTTGCCGGTCAGCTTAACGAAACACCTGAATTTACGGCTTCTCTGGTAACCTTTTCCATGCTGGCGTCGGGTATCGGCTCAA from the Deltaproteobacteria bacterium HGW-Deltaproteobacteria-6 genome contains:
- a CDS encoding acetate/propionate family kinase, which produces MELPLFLKKIEILADLPDDDIALLAGNAQVIDFPDGSLIIKRGEPGRFLWVVYDGEVEVLLTEDDGSQRTVASLEREQVFGEMSLLTGEPAVLDVVAFRAARIIRIPREIFSGMIARNPQTLVKFTRLVTKRLLRNEQDDARERLKNIHKENEDPYDLNFSSVYEPMKILTVNCGSSSLKYTLFDTTKTSPVIEGLIEKIGSGDASHVIRTPDAEKKFPVKEVAAVENAFTLMVSTITDMAYTGMGDLSEIKAVGHRVVHGGVRFPNSIMVNPEVSAAIKDLIPLAPLHNPYNLEGIELMQKLIPDAPQVAVFDTSFHVGMPEDAYTYALPYTVCDEEQIRRYGFHGTNHKFVALSAATFLKRPLGELKIISCHLGSGASVCAIDHGRSVDTSMGMTPLEGLIMGTRAGDVDPGVILHLLRHREMTADEIDRMLNCQSGLLGISGKSNDMRTLLKEAEAGDVRCEKAVSAFCYRIRKYIGAYFAAMGGLDALIFTGGIGENSIDIRARICHGMQALGIIVFDDINTKMKARRGRITDISEPASKIRILVVPADEEKMIARETVHALGRTRSIEDIKQLRSRPIVISTSAHHVHLTQEHFEMLFGAGKTMTPRSELSQPDQFAAVETVNLIGPKGRIERVRILGPARKESQVEISRTEQFKLGIDPPVRDSGDLEGTPGITIEGDAGTVKLDKGVICAKRHIHISPEEALNLGLRDKDVVMVKVKGVRELIFGDVLVRVNPKYRLDMHLDTDEANAAQISTGTFGYIEAIQHRNYT
- a CDS encoding calcium:proton antiporter, whose amino-acid sequence is MSKFIRTSRLIAFSPFLALMFLCISGCESRYENLDLSAYQYRDTKDLVKFVYNASLILKKDGLKSLEYFRSNRKLHYTPDYYLYIYEMNGVNLYHAGMPHLEGKNLWNLTDKNGKKPIQMVIAALADKNNPHGWVHYSWWEPGKFYPVPKSSCHFRVTTPEGKTLFVGGGLNYPHEEKEFIRIIVDDAAQLLKEKGDSALPLIEDPVSEYIFRDVKVFVFTRAGKLLVSPVMNDSLAEFKLLDCVDEMGHKPFEKALKELMDKNSVWEIFLTKNRYQRTLVKKSLYLRKTSVAGQEIYVGAITDLPQPPG